A window of Alicyclobacillus vulcanalis contains these coding sequences:
- the tnpA gene encoding IS66 family insertion sequence element accessory protein TnpA, whose amino-acid sequence MREHMSHQERRELWRERIAAFYDSGLSASQFCAKHGLKPHPFRYWLRRLRNAPLHDAQDAAFVSVVTTSSPSNASRSLLTLRIGSVEIDICPGYDASTVVSGMTARIVTDEDGNTVRVTRQVPERGSRS is encoded by the coding sequence ATGCGAGAGCACATGTCTCACCAGGAACGCCGTGAACTTTGGCGTGAACGCATCGCCGCCTTCTACGACAGCGGCCTATCCGCCAGCCAGTTCTGCGCTAAGCACGGTCTGAAACCCCATCCGTTCCGGTACTGGCTTCGCCGACTTCGAAATGCACCCCTCCATGACGCGCAAGACGCGGCGTTCGTATCCGTGGTGACGACATCCTCACCTTCGAACGCAAGCCGCTCGCTCTTGACCCTCCGCATCGGTTCGGTGGAGATCGACATCTGTCCCGGGTACGACGCCTCGACGGTGGTGAGCGGTATGACGGCCCGAATCGTGACGGACGAGGACGGGAATACGGTGCGGGTGACGCGGCAAGTGCCAGAACGCGGTTCAAGGTCGTGA
- a CDS encoding spore germination protein: MSEARDVIQRRAWDVAREVARQLEPCPDLRVLPWSWTAPRAAGVALWLEGLVDERQLQNALLHLREASGARKAGPYVSPGVAAHEIRTISAAVEALLKGSAVVVRDGADTAQAWDLSQPPGRTINRSENEPTLHGPQEAFVEQLALNLAMVRKRLKSQKLKIETVTIGAVAPCDIAVMYQEGIAKQEIVHEVRRRLAQIHVDYVADANEIREFINDPRFSVFPTTEETERPDRVAAALMEGRVAILTDGSPTCLMVPVTFAMNLSSPEDYYMHYSLALPLRLLRHLMFWASVLLPALYVALLTYNQDLLPTPLLVSVAAQHAGIPFPTIIEALGMLVAFEALREAGTRLPRAVGQSVSIVGTLVIGDAAVRAGLVSPGMVIIVSATGVASFTLPALGLVQAARLLQFPFVLAAGLFGLYGVLMLGMALVGRMASLRSFGVPYLSPIAPNVMGDMKDVIIRAPWWMMKRRPRQFESVDRVRIARPRWIRRAPR; encoded by the coding sequence TTGAGCGAAGCGCGTGACGTCATCCAGCGGAGGGCGTGGGATGTCGCAAGGGAGGTGGCGCGGCAGCTGGAGCCGTGTCCCGACCTTCGCGTCCTGCCATGGTCTTGGACCGCGCCGCGCGCCGCCGGAGTCGCCCTATGGCTCGAAGGACTCGTGGATGAGAGGCAGTTACAGAATGCGCTGCTTCACCTGCGCGAAGCGAGCGGTGCCAGAAAGGCGGGCCCCTACGTGAGCCCAGGCGTCGCGGCACACGAAATCCGGACCATCTCGGCCGCGGTGGAAGCTCTGCTGAAGGGTTCCGCTGTGGTCGTTCGAGATGGGGCCGATACGGCCCAGGCCTGGGATTTGAGTCAACCGCCCGGGAGGACCATCAACCGGTCGGAAAATGAACCGACGCTGCACGGGCCCCAGGAGGCATTCGTTGAACAACTCGCGCTCAATCTGGCGATGGTGCGCAAGCGCCTGAAGTCACAGAAGCTGAAAATCGAAACCGTCACCATCGGCGCCGTGGCGCCTTGTGATATCGCGGTCATGTACCAGGAAGGGATCGCGAAACAAGAGATCGTCCACGAGGTTCGACGGCGGCTCGCGCAAATCCATGTCGACTACGTCGCGGACGCCAATGAAATCCGGGAGTTCATCAACGATCCGCGGTTCTCGGTGTTTCCCACCACGGAAGAGACGGAACGGCCGGATCGCGTAGCAGCGGCTTTGATGGAAGGGCGTGTGGCCATTCTGACGGACGGATCGCCCACGTGCCTGATGGTGCCGGTCACGTTTGCCATGAATCTGTCGTCTCCAGAAGACTACTACATGCACTATTCTCTCGCCCTCCCGCTGCGCCTGCTGCGCCACCTCATGTTCTGGGCGTCTGTCTTGCTCCCGGCGCTTTATGTGGCCCTCCTGACCTATAACCAGGATCTGCTACCGACCCCGCTTCTGGTGAGTGTCGCCGCGCAGCACGCCGGGATTCCGTTCCCAACGATTATCGAGGCGCTCGGCATGCTCGTGGCCTTTGAGGCCCTGCGGGAAGCCGGCACGCGCCTTCCCCGCGCGGTGGGTCAGTCCGTCAGCATTGTGGGCACGCTTGTCATCGGCGACGCAGCGGTTCGCGCCGGGCTTGTGTCTCCAGGCATGGTCATTATCGTGTCGGCCACGGGCGTCGCGTCCTTCACCCTGCCGGCGCTCGGTTTGGTACAGGCGGCCAGGCTGCTCCAGTTTCCGTTCGTCCTCGCCGCGGGACTGTTCGGCCTCTACGGCGTGCTCATGCTCGGCATGGCACTCGTGGGCCGCATGGCGTCCCTTCGCTCGTTCGGCGTCCCCTATCTATCGCCCATCGCGCCAAACGTGATGGGGGACATGAAGGACGTGATCATTCGCGCGCCGTGGTGGATGATGAAGCGCCGGCCGCGCCAGTTTGAATCGGTCGATCGCGTCCGCATCGCGCGGCCCCGCTGGATTCGCCGCGCGCCGAGGTGA
- a CDS encoding DUF6782 family putative metallopeptidase — protein sequence MTVFDVSQTDGDPLPTLGPEHPIEGDRHQALFERLRRVVERNHRIQVLPEEEREGARGFFRPSTGEIALSASNSVDQNTKTLVHEYAHALLHSDLVGRSLPAE from the coding sequence GTGACGGTCTTCGACGTGTCGCAGACCGATGGTGATCCGCTGCCGACGCTTGGGCCGGAGCATCCAATCGAAGGCGATCGGCATCAGGCACTCTTCGAACGTTTGCGGCGTGTGGTGGAACGGAATCACAGAATTCAGGTTCTGCCGGAGGAGGAGAGGGAAGGGGCGCGCGGGTTCTTCCGGCCATCGACTGGGGAGATCGCGCTGTCAGCGTCGAACTCGGTGGATCAGAACACGAAGACCTTGGTGCATGAGTACGCGCATGCGCTTTTGCACAGCGATCTCGTCGGGAGGAGCCTGCCCGCGGAGTAG
- a CDS encoding NADP-dependent isocitrate dehydrogenase produces the protein MAKTPITVAYGDGIGPEIMTATLRILEAAGAELDIETVEIGEKVYKRGIDNGMDPKAWDSVRRTRVLLKAPITTPQGGGYKSLNVTLRKALNLYANVRPTVAYSPFVETTHPKMDLVIIRENEEDLYAGIEHRQTQQVYQCLKLITQPGSERVIRYAFDYARANGRKKVTCFVKDNIMKFTDGLFHKEFERIAAEYPDIEHETLIVDIGAARLANTPERFDVVVMPNLYGDILSDVTAELSGSVGLAPSANIGDGFAMFEAIHGSAPDIAGQNIANPSGLLLAAVMMLIHIGQPSVAEKIHLAWLRTIEDGIHTRDIYRDSVSKKLVGTDAFADAVIERLGERPQILKPVSYRQDAAAIAKRTWQPGPKAEKRLVGVDVFLDWGPGAPDDLGGKLSQIRVDDLKLEVITNRGIKVWPNGLPETFCTDHWRCRFRKEGGAQVQPGEVVELQRRIIEAGFDVIKTENLYTFDGVPGFSAVHG, from the coding sequence ATGGCGAAAACACCAATCACGGTCGCGTATGGGGATGGTATTGGGCCGGAGATCATGACGGCAACCCTGCGCATTCTGGAAGCCGCCGGCGCCGAACTCGACATTGAAACGGTCGAGATCGGCGAAAAGGTGTATAAACGCGGCATTGACAATGGCATGGATCCGAAGGCCTGGGACAGTGTGCGGAGGACGCGCGTGCTCCTCAAAGCTCCGATTACCACGCCGCAGGGCGGAGGTTATAAGAGCCTCAACGTCACCCTGCGTAAGGCGCTCAACTTGTACGCAAATGTCCGGCCGACGGTGGCGTACAGCCCGTTCGTGGAGACGACCCACCCGAAGATGGACCTCGTGATCATCCGCGAGAATGAAGAGGATCTTTACGCGGGCATCGAGCATCGCCAGACGCAACAGGTGTATCAGTGCCTCAAGCTCATCACGCAGCCCGGTTCGGAGCGCGTCATTCGTTATGCGTTCGACTATGCGCGGGCAAACGGGCGCAAAAAGGTCACTTGTTTCGTGAAGGACAATATCATGAAGTTCACGGACGGCCTGTTTCACAAGGAGTTTGAGCGCATTGCTGCTGAGTATCCCGACATCGAGCACGAGACGCTGATCGTCGATATTGGCGCGGCCCGGTTGGCCAATACGCCGGAGCGCTTCGACGTCGTGGTCATGCCGAACCTGTACGGGGACATTCTCTCTGACGTCACCGCAGAGCTCTCCGGTTCCGTGGGGCTCGCGCCCTCGGCCAACATCGGCGACGGATTCGCGATGTTCGAAGCCATTCACGGTTCTGCGCCCGACATCGCTGGGCAAAACATTGCGAACCCGTCCGGATTGCTGCTTGCCGCCGTCATGATGCTCATTCACATCGGGCAACCGTCCGTTGCGGAAAAGATCCATCTGGCGTGGTTGCGCACCATCGAAGATGGGATTCATACGCGGGATATCTACCGCGATTCCGTCAGCAAGAAGCTGGTCGGCACCGACGCGTTCGCCGATGCGGTTATCGAGCGCCTTGGCGAGCGTCCCCAGATTCTCAAGCCCGTCTCCTACCGGCAAGACGCGGCGGCCATCGCGAAGCGCACGTGGCAGCCGGGGCCGAAGGCGGAAAAACGGCTCGTCGGCGTCGATGTGTTTCTCGACTGGGGACCCGGTGCGCCGGACGATCTCGGCGGAAAACTGAGTCAAATTCGCGTCGACGATCTGAAACTCGAGGTCATCACGAATCGCGGCATTAAGGTGTGGCCGAACGGGCTTCCAGAGACGTTTTGCACCGACCACTGGCGCTGCCGGTTCCGTAAAGAAGGCGGCGCGCAGGTTCAGCCTGGGGAAGTGGTGGAATTACAGCGGAGAATCATTGAGGCGGGGTTTGACGTCATCAAGACGGAAAATCTCTACACCTTCGACGGTGTGCCTGGGTTCTCGGCGGTTCACGGTTAA